Proteins encoded in a region of the Anopheles ziemanni chromosome 2, idAnoZiCoDA_A2_x.2, whole genome shotgun sequence genome:
- the LOC131282180 gene encoding uncharacterized protein LOC131282180, with amino-acid sequence MKLIFAIALVCLGASLSEAGRPASTEVVQKLKAIEPIYKNLQDNIVNAVAGAKLNTASKTDSFYQAIIDNKEASLKQSIQLEDSFSYQLNNQAPSTDSSCLGFLRTLMENNMFVAGVGYTNCVNTVESGVKEELDKVYQLLQVDESELFDLSLLDVFRGENIIADPVKIIAKLNEKEAEINGISLSFVADINAAVDGYATRLSALENSYKSCVLSNESLLKQAFESSKMQLTQICLGTIV; translated from the coding sequence ATGAAACTAATCTTTGCGATTGCTTTGGTGTGTCTTGGCGCGTCCCTCTCCGAAGCCGGGCGCCCCGCTTCGACCGAGGTCGTGCAAAAGCTGAAGGCTATCGAACCAATCTACAAGAATCTGCAGGATAACATCGTTAATGCAGTGGCCGGGGCAAAGCTGAATACAGCTTCCAAAACAGACTCCTTCTACCAGGCCATTATCGACAATAAGGAGGCATCGTTGAAGCAGTCGATTCAACTCGAGGACTCGTTTTCCTACCAGCTGAACAATCAGGCTCCGTCAACTGACTCCAGCTGTTTGGGATTCCTTCGGACACTTATGGAAAACAACATGTTTGTGGCCGGTGTTGGTTATACGAACTGTGTGAACACCGTCGAATCTGGGGTAAAAGAGGAGCTAGACAAAGTGTACCAACTGCTGCAGGTCGATGAGTCGGAGCTGTTCGATCTGAGCCTGTTGGATGTTTTCCGCGGTGAGAACATCATTGCCGATCCAGTCAAAATTATCGCCAAGTTGAACGAGAAGGAAGCGGAGATCAATGGCATTTCGCTTAGTTTTGTGGCCGACATCAATGCCGCTGTGGATGGATATGCCACCCGTTTGAGTGCGTTGGAGAATTCGTACAAGTCGTGTGTGCTTTCGAACGAGTCCCTTCTTAAGCAGGCGTTCGAGTCGTCGAAGATGCAGCTGACGCAGATCTGTCTGGGAACGATCGTTTAG